A single window of Solanum dulcamara chromosome 5, daSolDulc1.2, whole genome shotgun sequence DNA harbors:
- the LOC129890315 gene encoding dehydration-responsive element-binding protein 1F-like: protein MNNNSSSYTSDLNSLSALTALDEEGILLIASNQPKKRAGRKKFKETRHPIYRGVRRRNNNKWVCEVREPSEQKRIWLGTYPTPEMAARAHDVAALTLRGNLATLNFADSRWRLPVPASKDPKDIRQAAVIAAQGFSQDTELVGVDYMNGEVINSSTKEVKYQEIDIARANNGSSSDFGAKELNMDMENILCCNWGEDNEMLEMEGWREKMAEGLLFSPTPRLGSCFSWDDVESDVEVSLWSYNI from the coding sequence ATGAATAACAACTCGAGTTCGTACACTTCAGATCTCAACTCATTAAGTGCATTAACGGCTCTCGATGAGGAAGGAATACTATTAATAGCTTCGAACCAGCCCAAGAAACGTGCTGGGAGGAAGAAGTTCAAGGAAACTCGCCATCCGATTTATAGGGGAGTGAGGAGGAGGAATAATAACAAGTGGGTTTGCGAGGTACGTGAGCCTAGTGAGCAGAAAAGAATATGGCTAGGAACTTACCCTACTCCTGAAATGGCGGCTCGAGCTCATGATGTAGCTGCATTAACACTTAGAGGTAATCTAGCCACTCTAAACTTTGCTGACTCTCGTTGGCGGTTGCCAGTTCCGGCATCAAAGGACCCCAAGGACATACGTCAGGCGGCAGTTATAGCTGCACAAGGTTTTTCTCAAGATACTGAATTAGTTGGAGTCGACTATATGAATGGGGAAGTTATAAATTCCAGTACTAAAGAAGTAAAGTACCAAGAGATTGATATTGCGAGGGCTAATAATGGAAGTAGTAGTGATTTTGGAGCGAAGGAATTGAATATGGATATGGAGAACATTTTATGTTGTAATTGGGGAGAAGATAACGAGATGTTGGAGATGGAAGGATGGCGAGAAAAGATGGCGGAGGGGCTTTTGTTTTCACCAACTCCGCGTTTAGGTAGTTGTTTCAGTTGGGATGATGTGGAAAGTGACGTCGAGGTG